The Cellulophaga sp. RHA19 genome includes the window CTGCAAAGACTTATTTACAAATCCAGATGCTAGCAGAAAAGTAGTTTCTTTAGGAGTTATAGACACCAAAAACAAAGCAACTTTTTTATTTGAAGCCACACCAGATATTGCCACACAGGTAAAAGCGCTAAAAAACAGTGCAAACTTTAATGCTAAAGAAACTCCTACAGGCATTTTTTTAACGCACGCACATATTGGTCATTATGCAGGTTTAATGTTCCTAGGTAAAGAAGCTATGAATGCCAATTGCGCTGCGGTTTACGCTATGCCAAAAATGAAAACCTTTTTAGAGAATAACGGACCTTGGAGTCAGCTTATGGCTAACAAAAACATAGAAATAAAAGCTACTGAAAACAACAAAAAAATACAGCTAACCCCTTCTTTAAAAGTAGTTCCGTTTACAGTGCCACACAGAGATGAGTTTTCTGAAACCGTAGGTTACACTATAATTGGACCAAACAAAAGTGCTTTGTTTATTCCGGATATTGACAAGTGGAATAAGTGGGAACAAGATATTATTGCCGAAATTGCAAAAGTAGATTATGCATTTATAGATGCTACTTTTTATGATGCCGAAGAAATAAACAACAGAGATATTTCAGAAATTCCTCATCCATTTATTGTAGAAAGTATGGAGCTGTTTAAAGAGCTTCCTAAAGCAGAAAAAAGCAAAATAAATTTCATTCATTTTAATCATACAAATCCAGCCTTAAATATAGAAAGCGCTAAGGCAAAACAAATTATACAAAACGGATTTAACATTGCGCAGATTAACGGTATTTACAACTTATAAAACGCCTTACAAATATTATATTTACTCTAAAATTACACCTATGAAAATTAAACTGTTTTACCTTTTAGTTTGTGCACTTTTCACTACAGTTATCAAAGCACAGACCTATGCTAAAAATGGTATGGTAGTGTCAGACAACAGTGCGGCATCTAAAGTTGGTGCAGAAATCCTTAAAAAAGGTGGTAATGCAATAGATGCATCT containing:
- a CDS encoding MBL fold metallo-hydrolase; protein product: MIKNLLNICVLLLLFNACKPKDKPATATDNTDRNTTNSSPTKINNTALIILGTVQDAGSPQIGCKKDCCKDLFTNPDASRKVVSLGVIDTKNKATFLFEATPDIATQVKALKNSANFNAKETPTGIFLTHAHIGHYAGLMFLGKEAMNANCAAVYAMPKMKTFLENNGPWSQLMANKNIEIKATENNKKIQLTPSLKVVPFTVPHRDEFSETVGYTIIGPNKSALFIPDIDKWNKWEQDIIAEIAKVDYAFIDATFYDAEEINNRDISEIPHPFIVESMELFKELPKAEKSKINFIHFNHTNPALNIESAKAKQIIQNGFNIAQINGIYNL